From a single Anabas testudineus chromosome 5, fAnaTes1.2, whole genome shotgun sequence genomic region:
- the kbtbd12 gene encoding kelch repeat and BTB domain-containing protein 12 isoform X2 produces MDLTAKHGLVLLDQLRRMRETEHLTDVVLVAEGISFPCHRVVLSAFSPYFRVMFTCGLRECNNREIFLRDTPAESLALLLNYMYCSDLPLTNTNVQGISIAAFLLQMDDVFTRCQQHMTENMDASNCLGVYYFARDLGAEDLADHAQRFLRQHFVQVCQSEEILELEAYQLGKLLSSDDLNVSREETILDVVLCWVKHNALMEGEIRIRHLPELLRKVRLPLISPDYLRESVKRNTALLADAECLEMINQALDATAMHPSAAPRKLKLRYGMETTDLLLCIGNDSSGIRSRYGSYAERSFCYAPSTGQTYYITSPRYGEALGYVCTGVVTENNVVIVAGEASARRMARQKDMNVEIYRYKVEAQGSWEHLTSAEYRDSYALGSLGDTLYLLGGQMKLKNQFIITNCVERWPLQGGPWRSAAPLPLPLAYHSVVRMKDRLYVMGGRTPQSYRTDDEPDRLSNRLLEYDPNTNKWTELAPMKYSKYRCSAMVLNGEIYVTGTSRQSVAMMLK; encoded by the exons atgGATCTTACAGCTAAACATGGGCTAGTGCTCCTCGACCAGTTGAGGAGGATGAGGGAGACAGAGCATTTGACAGATGTGGTACTAGTGGCTGAGGGCATCAGCTTCCCCTGTCACAGAGTTGTTCTATCTGCCTTCAGTCCCTACTTCCGTGTTATGTTCACATGTGGCCTGCGTGAGTGCAACAACAGGGAAATATTCCTGCGTGACACCCCTGCAGAAAGCTTGGCTCTCCTCTTGAACTACATGTACTGCTCAGATCTTCCTCTCACTAATACCAATGTACAAGGAATCTCTATTGCAGCGTTTCTCCTGCAGATGGATGACGTCTTTACTCGCTGTCAGCAGCACATGACCGAGAACATGGATGCCTCCAACTGCCTTGGAGTGTACTATTTTGCCCGTGACCTTGGTGCGGAGGATCTGGCTGACCATGCCCAGCGCTTTCTGAGGCAGCACTTTGTCCAAGTGTGCCAGAGTGAAGAGATCCTGGAACTGGAGGCCTATCAGTTGGGAAAACTCCTGAGTTCTGATGACCTTAATGTTTCCAGAGAAGAGACCATCCTAGATGTGGTCCTTTGCTGGGTTAAACACAATGCCCTGATGGAAGGAGAGATACGTATTCGGCACCTTCCAGAGCTCCTGAGGAAGGTCCGCCTGCCGCTAATAAGCCCTGACTATTTAAGAGAGtcagtgaagagaaacacagcCCTGCTGGCTGATGCAGAATGTCTGGAAATGATCAATCAAGCCTTGGATGCCACAGCAATGCATCCATCAGCCGCACCGCGCAAACTAAAGCTGCGTTATGGCATGGAGACCACAGACCTACTGCTATGTATCGGTAATGACAGCAGCGGGATTAGGTCAAGATATGGCAGCTACGCTGAGCGCAGCTTTTGTTATGCTCCATCCACAGGCCAAACCTACTACATTACCTCACCTCGCTATGGAGAGGCTCTGGGTTATGTGTGTACTGGGGTTGTAACTGAAAACAATGTCGTTATTGTAGCAGGAGAGGCAAGTGCACGCAGAATGGCTCGACAGAAGGACATGAATGTTGAGATTTACAG GTACAAAGTAGAGGCCCAAGGAAGCTGGGAGCACTTGACATCAGCAGAGTATCGTGATTCATATGCTCTGGGATCACTGGGTGACACTCTCTACCTGCTGGGTGGGCAGATGAAACTGAAGAACCAGTTTATCATTACTAACTGCGTGGAACGGTGGCCTCTTCAGGGTGGACCCTGGCGGAGTGCAGCACCCCTGCCTTTACCCTTGGCCTATCACAGTGTGGTTAGAATGAAAGATCGCCTTTATGTCATGGGTGGTCGAACCCCACAG TCATACCGGACAGATGATGAGCCAGACCGTCTTAGTAACCGCCTTCTGGAGTATgatccaaacacaaacaagtggaCAGAACTAGCTCCCATGAAGTACTCCAAGTACCGCTGCAGTGCCATGGTACTAAATGGTGAAATCTATGTAACAG GTACAAGTAGACAAAGTGTTGCcatgatgttaaaataa
- the iho1 gene encoding interactor of HORMAD1 protein 1 isoform X2, whose protein sequence is MAEINRNVSTSGYSSFTDSQMFLGSQFWPENSQGTSQDMSVSSRNSQQSSQEGSDPKFSSSYHTKPLLFGELKDKNRAFGILDKFEEDRKKAKEKKDNDLLAKACHNIRETLKEIQQLVTGTEKNTFACQTVLERFDSFSSTLKNNLTSFQNDISHQFEALLNKVNSQKEVMTELEERLKKGGETAAEHDSNLQSLKNTLESLREEQERGRNMLEEALKLLSTLVSEHSTKPSSERIMNSAIQTSPGLEQSLSNILDDVNLEGTQFASASQNLQHTQVEVQPQDPSCVIGKRKFTVRSRKRRKKRPLVLSHRRRCISDENSQLFMNCNNEQLNFNTFL, encoded by the exons ATGGCGGagataaacagaaatgtgtccACCAGCGGATACTCCAGTTTCACAGACTCTCAGATGTTTTTGGGGTCTCAGTTTTGGCCTGAAAATTCTCAAGGCACATCTCAAGATATGAGTGTATCATCCAGGAACTCCCAGCAAAGTTCACAAGAG GGAAGTGACCCAAAGTTTTCAAGTAGTTATCACACTAAACCTCTCCTGTTTGGAGAActaaaggacaaaaacagagctTTTGGAATTCTGGATAAATTTGAAGAGGATaggaaaaaggcaaaagaaaaaaaggacaa TGACCTTTTAGCCAAAGCATGTCACAATATAAGAGAAACTCTCAAAGAG ATCCAACAACTGGTCACTGGCACTGAGAAAAATACTTTTGCATGCCAAACAGTCCTTGAAAGATTTGACAGTTTTTCATCGACAT taaAAAACAACTTGACCAGTTTTCAAAATGACATTTCCCATCAATTTGAGGCTTTGCTGAATAAAGTGAACTCCCAGAAAGAGGTGATGACAGAGCTGGAGGAAAGGTTGAAAAAG GGTGGAGAGACTGCAGCAGAACATGATTCAAATCTGCAAAGTTTAAAGAATACTCTGGAGAGTCTTAGAGAGGAGCAAGAAAGGGGACGAAATATGCTCGAAGAGGCTCTGAAGCTGCTTAGCACACTAGTATCAGAGCATTCAACCAAACCTAGTTCTGAGAGAATAATGAACAGTGCTATTCAGACGTCACCAGGGCTGGAACAGTCACTCTCCAACATCCTGGATGATGTCAACCTTGAAGGCACACAGTTTGCAAGTGCGTCACAGAACCTTCAACACACTCAAGTTGAAGTTCAGCCTCAGGATCCCAGCTGCGTCATAGGAAAGAGAAAATTCACTGTGAGAAGCCGTAAGAGGCGCAAAAAGAGACCACTTGTGCTTTCACACAGGAGAAGGTGCATCTCAGATGAAAACAGTCAATTGTTCATGAACTGCAACAATGAGCAGCTAAATTTCAACACCTTCCTGTGA
- the iho1 gene encoding interactor of HORMAD1 protein 1 isoform X3: MFLGSQFWPENSQGTSQDMSVSSRNSQQSSQEGSDPKFSSSYHTKPLLFGELKDKNRAFGILDKFEEDRKKAKEKKDNDLLAKACHNIRETLKEIQQLVTGTEKNTFACQTVLERFDSFSSTLKNNLTSFQNDISHQFEALLNKVNSQKEVMTELEERLKKGGETAAEHDSNLQSLKNTLESLREEQERGRNMLEEALKLLSTLVSEHSTKPSSERIMNSAIQTSPGLEQSLSNILDDVNLEGTQFASASQNLQHTQVEVQPQDPSCVIGKRKFTVRSRKRRKKRPLVLSHRRRCISDENSQLFMNCNNEQLNFNTFL; the protein is encoded by the exons ATGTTTTTGGGGTCTCAGTTTTGGCCTGAAAATTCTCAAGGCACATCTCAAGATATGAGTGTATCATCCAGGAACTCCCAGCAAAGTTCACAAGAG GGAAGTGACCCAAAGTTTTCAAGTAGTTATCACACTAAACCTCTCCTGTTTGGAGAActaaaggacaaaaacagagctTTTGGAATTCTGGATAAATTTGAAGAGGATaggaaaaaggcaaaagaaaaaaaggacaa TGACCTTTTAGCCAAAGCATGTCACAATATAAGAGAAACTCTCAAAGAG ATCCAACAACTGGTCACTGGCACTGAGAAAAATACTTTTGCATGCCAAACAGTCCTTGAAAGATTTGACAGTTTTTCATCGACAT taaAAAACAACTTGACCAGTTTTCAAAATGACATTTCCCATCAATTTGAGGCTTTGCTGAATAAAGTGAACTCCCAGAAAGAGGTGATGACAGAGCTGGAGGAAAGGTTGAAAAAG GGTGGAGAGACTGCAGCAGAACATGATTCAAATCTGCAAAGTTTAAAGAATACTCTGGAGAGTCTTAGAGAGGAGCAAGAAAGGGGACGAAATATGCTCGAAGAGGCTCTGAAGCTGCTTAGCACACTAGTATCAGAGCATTCAACCAAACCTAGTTCTGAGAGAATAATGAACAGTGCTATTCAGACGTCACCAGGGCTGGAACAGTCACTCTCCAACATCCTGGATGATGTCAACCTTGAAGGCACACAGTTTGCAAGTGCGTCACAGAACCTTCAACACACTCAAGTTGAAGTTCAGCCTCAGGATCCCAGCTGCGTCATAGGAAAGAGAAAATTCACTGTGAGAAGCCGTAAGAGGCGCAAAAAGAGACCACTTGTGCTTTCACACAGGAGAAGGTGCATCTCAGATGAAAACAGTCAATTGTTCATGAACTGCAACAATGAGCAGCTAAATTTCAACACCTTCCTGTGA
- the kbtbd12 gene encoding kelch repeat and BTB domain-containing protein 12 isoform X1: MDLTAKHGLVLLDQLRRMRETEHLTDVVLVAEGISFPCHRVVLSAFSPYFRVMFTCGLRECNNREIFLRDTPAESLALLLNYMYCSDLPLTNTNVQGISIAAFLLQMDDVFTRCQQHMTENMDASNCLGVYYFARDLGAEDLADHAQRFLRQHFVQVCQSEEILELEAYQLGKLLSSDDLNVSREETILDVVLCWVKHNALMEGEIRIRHLPELLRKVRLPLISPDYLRESVKRNTALLADAECLEMINQALDATAMHPSAAPRKLKLRYGMETTDLLLCIGNDSSGIRSRYGSYAERSFCYAPSTGQTYYITSPRYGEALGYVCTGVVTENNVVIVAGEASARRMARQKDMNVEIYRYKVEAQGSWEHLTSAEYRDSYALGSLGDTLYLLGGQMKLKNQFIITNCVERWPLQGGPWRSAAPLPLPLAYHSVVRMKDRLYVMGGRTPQSYRTDDEPDRLSNRLLEYDPNTNKWTELAPMKYSKYRCSAMVLNGEIYVTGGIGCEGMDRGQSRHCLDVVEIYNPDGDYWRDGPPLPCAQLSLRTNASNAGVVGGKIYVCGYYKGADRHDDITKDILELDPWENRWTVVARRALMHDNYDVCLVANLNPRGLMSPPADLVKL, encoded by the exons atgGATCTTACAGCTAAACATGGGCTAGTGCTCCTCGACCAGTTGAGGAGGATGAGGGAGACAGAGCATTTGACAGATGTGGTACTAGTGGCTGAGGGCATCAGCTTCCCCTGTCACAGAGTTGTTCTATCTGCCTTCAGTCCCTACTTCCGTGTTATGTTCACATGTGGCCTGCGTGAGTGCAACAACAGGGAAATATTCCTGCGTGACACCCCTGCAGAAAGCTTGGCTCTCCTCTTGAACTACATGTACTGCTCAGATCTTCCTCTCACTAATACCAATGTACAAGGAATCTCTATTGCAGCGTTTCTCCTGCAGATGGATGACGTCTTTACTCGCTGTCAGCAGCACATGACCGAGAACATGGATGCCTCCAACTGCCTTGGAGTGTACTATTTTGCCCGTGACCTTGGTGCGGAGGATCTGGCTGACCATGCCCAGCGCTTTCTGAGGCAGCACTTTGTCCAAGTGTGCCAGAGTGAAGAGATCCTGGAACTGGAGGCCTATCAGTTGGGAAAACTCCTGAGTTCTGATGACCTTAATGTTTCCAGAGAAGAGACCATCCTAGATGTGGTCCTTTGCTGGGTTAAACACAATGCCCTGATGGAAGGAGAGATACGTATTCGGCACCTTCCAGAGCTCCTGAGGAAGGTCCGCCTGCCGCTAATAAGCCCTGACTATTTAAGAGAGtcagtgaagagaaacacagcCCTGCTGGCTGATGCAGAATGTCTGGAAATGATCAATCAAGCCTTGGATGCCACAGCAATGCATCCATCAGCCGCACCGCGCAAACTAAAGCTGCGTTATGGCATGGAGACCACAGACCTACTGCTATGTATCGGTAATGACAGCAGCGGGATTAGGTCAAGATATGGCAGCTACGCTGAGCGCAGCTTTTGTTATGCTCCATCCACAGGCCAAACCTACTACATTACCTCACCTCGCTATGGAGAGGCTCTGGGTTATGTGTGTACTGGGGTTGTAACTGAAAACAATGTCGTTATTGTAGCAGGAGAGGCAAGTGCACGCAGAATGGCTCGACAGAAGGACATGAATGTTGAGATTTACAG GTACAAAGTAGAGGCCCAAGGAAGCTGGGAGCACTTGACATCAGCAGAGTATCGTGATTCATATGCTCTGGGATCACTGGGTGACACTCTCTACCTGCTGGGTGGGCAGATGAAACTGAAGAACCAGTTTATCATTACTAACTGCGTGGAACGGTGGCCTCTTCAGGGTGGACCCTGGCGGAGTGCAGCACCCCTGCCTTTACCCTTGGCCTATCACAGTGTGGTTAGAATGAAAGATCGCCTTTATGTCATGGGTGGTCGAACCCCACAG TCATACCGGACAGATGATGAGCCAGACCGTCTTAGTAACCGCCTTCTGGAGTATgatccaaacacaaacaagtggaCAGAACTAGCTCCCATGAAGTACTCCAAGTACCGCTGCAGTGCCATGGTACTAAATGGTGAAATCTATGTAACAG GAGGCATTGGCTGTGAAGGTATGGACCGCGGGCAATCGAGGCACTGCCTTGATGTTGTGGAGATCTACAACCCAGATGGAGATTATTGGAGGGATGGACCTCCTCTCCCATGTGCACAACTCTCACTGCGCACCAATGCCTCTAATGCAGGAGTGGTGGGAGGAAAGATTTATGTGTGTGGATACTACAAAGGGGCAG ATCGTCATGATGATATAACCAAAGACATACTGGAGCTGGACCCTTGGGAGAACCGGTGGACAGTGGTGGCTCGGCGTGCTCTGATGCATGACAACTATGACGTCTGCTTAGTGGCAAATCTCAACCCAAGGGGACTCATGTCTCCACCTGCAGACTTAGTAAAACTGTGA
- the iho1 gene encoding interactor of HORMAD1 protein 1 isoform X1: protein MNHLRNIKEMLSIPTGTRNVSTSGYSSFTDSQMFLGSQFWPENSQGTSQDMSVSSRNSQQSSQEGSDPKFSSSYHTKPLLFGELKDKNRAFGILDKFEEDRKKAKEKKDNDLLAKACHNIRETLKEIQQLVTGTEKNTFACQTVLERFDSFSSTLKNNLTSFQNDISHQFEALLNKVNSQKEVMTELEERLKKGGETAAEHDSNLQSLKNTLESLREEQERGRNMLEEALKLLSTLVSEHSTKPSSERIMNSAIQTSPGLEQSLSNILDDVNLEGTQFASASQNLQHTQVEVQPQDPSCVIGKRKFTVRSRKRRKKRPLVLSHRRRCISDENSQLFMNCNNEQLNFNTFL from the exons ATGAATCATCTGAGGAATATAAAAGAAATGCTGAGTATCCCAACCGGAACCAG aaatgtgtccACCAGCGGATACTCCAGTTTCACAGACTCTCAGATGTTTTTGGGGTCTCAGTTTTGGCCTGAAAATTCTCAAGGCACATCTCAAGATATGAGTGTATCATCCAGGAACTCCCAGCAAAGTTCACAAGAG GGAAGTGACCCAAAGTTTTCAAGTAGTTATCACACTAAACCTCTCCTGTTTGGAGAActaaaggacaaaaacagagctTTTGGAATTCTGGATAAATTTGAAGAGGATaggaaaaaggcaaaagaaaaaaaggacaa TGACCTTTTAGCCAAAGCATGTCACAATATAAGAGAAACTCTCAAAGAG ATCCAACAACTGGTCACTGGCACTGAGAAAAATACTTTTGCATGCCAAACAGTCCTTGAAAGATTTGACAGTTTTTCATCGACAT taaAAAACAACTTGACCAGTTTTCAAAATGACATTTCCCATCAATTTGAGGCTTTGCTGAATAAAGTGAACTCCCAGAAAGAGGTGATGACAGAGCTGGAGGAAAGGTTGAAAAAG GGTGGAGAGACTGCAGCAGAACATGATTCAAATCTGCAAAGTTTAAAGAATACTCTGGAGAGTCTTAGAGAGGAGCAAGAAAGGGGACGAAATATGCTCGAAGAGGCTCTGAAGCTGCTTAGCACACTAGTATCAGAGCATTCAACCAAACCTAGTTCTGAGAGAATAATGAACAGTGCTATTCAGACGTCACCAGGGCTGGAACAGTCACTCTCCAACATCCTGGATGATGTCAACCTTGAAGGCACACAGTTTGCAAGTGCGTCACAGAACCTTCAACACACTCAAGTTGAAGTTCAGCCTCAGGATCCCAGCTGCGTCATAGGAAAGAGAAAATTCACTGTGAGAAGCCGTAAGAGGCGCAAAAAGAGACCACTTGTGCTTTCACACAGGAGAAGGTGCATCTCAGATGAAAACAGTCAATTGTTCATGAACTGCAACAATGAGCAGCTAAATTTCAACACCTTCCTGTGA
- the slc26a6l gene encoding solute carrier family 26 member 6, like, which yields MDATGRFVKYRVERQVLDEQRLEELTQRKPYSDTHPSLTERLKDSLRCSVPKLKRTVLSSLPVLYWLPKYSVWDYGMPDLIAGISVGIMHLPQGMAYALLASLPPVFGLYTSFYPALIYFFFGTSRHISIGTFTVLSIMVGSVTERLVSDGDFLKMNGTNITAEVDVIARDSYRVQVVAATTVLGGLIQVLLGLVKFGFVGTYLSEPLVRAYTTAAAGHAVVAQLKNIFGVSPTRFSGPLSLVYTLKDVCSLLPHTHIPTLVVSAVSMVFLIAAKELNSFLSPKLPVPIPVELITIVAGTLISNYAQLNSNYTVSVVGEIPSGLSPPRVPDVSLFGEVIGDAFALAIVGYAICISLGKTFALKHGYKVDSNQELVALGLSNAVGGFFQCFSVCSSMSRSLIQETTGAKTQMAGVVSSLIVLVTILKLGPLFQELPKAVLGAVVFVNLKGMFKQYSDIVTLWRTSKIDLVLWLVTWVSTVLLNLDLGLAASITFAVLTVIFRTQMPTYSVLGNIPGTELYVDIEMHKQAREIPGITIFRSSATVYFANAELYVEALKEKSGLDISKMIIYKRRQEAKQKRREKRAERRAKRQAKRERRAERAAKKLSVLSRFSVEEEAGSWRDTCIDENVTNTEDHCWTQKENGTVFVIPTTPRTPNEHCRWEYLKGGDPDSTSLGWMSEPQDGDTITIGSSSEDTLSHDLERVSLGSLGKWTWDIHSIILDLSTANFIDTVAIKTLKNIFKDFSEIDVNIYVAGCQASVVEQLDLGDFFSQSVTKTQLFASVHDAVLYCLEHHGVTSSPRYEPSVEINNSTKL from the exons ATGGATGCTACAGGCAGATTTGTAAAATACAGAGTGGAAAGGCAAGTGCTGGATGAGCAGAGATTAGAAGAgttaacacagagaaaaccatACTCTGACACTCATCCTTCTCTTACTGAACGACTTAAGGACTCCTTACG ATGTTCAGTACCCAAACTCAAAAGAACAGTGTTGAGCAGTTTGCCTGTATTATACTGGCTGCCCAAGTATTCAGTCTGGGACTATGGCATGCCTGACCTCATTGCCGGCATCAGTGTGGGCATAATGCACCTGCCACAAG GTATGGCGTATGCGTTGCTGGCTTCACTACCTCCCGTATTTGGCCTCTACACATCGTTTTATCCAGCACTGATATACTTCTTTTTTGGAACATCACGTCATATCTCTATTG GTACATTTACTGTGCTAAGCATCATGGTGGGTAGTGTGACAGAGAGACTTGTTTCGGATGGGGATTTCCTCAAAATGAATGGCACTAACATTACTGCAGAGGTGGACGTAATTGCTCGGGACTCATACAGGGTGCAGGTGGTAGCTGCTACTACTGTCCTAGGAGGGCTAATTCAG GTGCTACTGGGTTTGGTAAAGTTTGGATTTGTGGGAACGTACTTGTCTGAACCTCTGGTGCGGGCTTacacaacagctgctgcaggccATGCTGTGGTGGCACAACTGAAGAACATCTTTGGAGTTTCACCCACACGTTTTAGTGGCCCACTGTCACTGGTATAT ACTCTAAAGGATGTTTGCTCTTTGCTGCCACACACTCACATCCCCACACTGGTGGTCAGTGCTGTATCCATGGTGTTTCTTATTGCAGCTAAGGAGCTCAATTCCTTCCTCAGTCCAAAGCTGCCAGTGCCCATCCCAGTGGAGCTCATCACA ATTGTGGCTGGAACACTGATATCAAACTATGCCCAGCTCAACAGCAATTATACAGTTTCAGTTGTTGGAGAAATCCCTAGTGG TTTAAGTCCCCCAAGAGTACCAGATGTGAGCCTTTTTGGAGAAGTTATTGGTGATGCTTTTGCACTAGCCATTGTTGGATATGCCATATGCATTTCACTTGGTAAAACGTTTGCACTAAAGCATGGATACAAGGTGGACAGTAATCAG gaaCTGGTAGCTCTGGGTCTCAGTAATGCAGTAGGAGGCTTTTTTCAGTGCTTCTCTGTCTGCTCGTCCATGTCACGAAGTCTCATCCAGGAGACCACTGGAGCAAAAACACAA ATGGCTGGAGTGGTCTCATCTCTAATTGTGTTGGTGACTATACTGAAACTTGGACCACTGTTCCAGGAGCTTCCAAAG GCAGTCCTTGGAGCGGTTGTCTTTGTTAATCTGAAGGGGATGTTCAAGCAGTACTCTGACATTGTTACACTGTGGAGGACCAGCAAGATTGATTTG GTATTGTGGTTGGTCACTTGGGTCTCAACAGTGCTCCTCAATCTGGATCTAGGTTTGGCTGCATCGATCACCTTTGCTGTGCTTACAGTAATCTTCAGGACTCAGAT GCCAACATACTCTGTTCTGGGAAATATTCCAGGTACAGAACTGTATGTGGATATAGAGATGCACAAACAG GCAAGAGAGATTCCAGGTATTACTATATTCCGCTCCtctgctacagtatattttgcTAATGCAGAGCTCTACGTCGAGGCCCTGAAAGAAAAG AGTGGGCTCGACATCAGCAAAATGATTATCTATAAAAGGAGGCAGGAGGCCAAACAGAAACGCAGAGAAAAGAGGGCTGAGAGACGGGCAAAGAGGCAAGCCAAGAGAGAG AGACGAGCAGAAAGAGCAGCTAAAAAGCTGTCTGTATTGTCGAGATTTTCTGTGGAGGAAGAGGCTGGTTCCTGGAGGGACACATGTATtgatgaaaatgtcacaaacacagaagatcACTGCTGGACTCAGAAGGAGAACGGGACAGTGTTTGTCATCCCTACCACTCCCCGAACACCAAATGAACACTGTAGATGGGAGTATCTGAAAGGAGGAGATCCAGACTCAACCAGTTTAGGCTGGATGTCCGAACCACAGGACGGGGACACCATCACTATAGGCTCCAGCAGTGAGGACACACTGAGTCATGACCTGGAGCGGGTCTCTCTTGGATCTCTGGGAAAGTGGACCTGGGACATTCACTCTATCATTCTTGACCTCTCTACAGCTAACTTCATTGATACAGTGGCCATCAAGACCTTGAAAAAT ATTTTCAAGGACTTCAGTGAGATTGATGTGAATATCTACGTGGCTGGCTGTCAGG CATCTGTGGTGGAGCAGTTAGACCTTGGTGACTTCTTCTCCCAGTCAGTAACAAAGACACAACTTTTTGCCTCCGTGCACGATGCTGTGCTCTACTGTCTGGAACACCATGGAGTGACATCGTCTCCCAGATATGAGCCATCTGTG gaaataaacaacagcacaaaactTTAA